In Methylomonas sp. MK1, the following are encoded in one genomic region:
- a CDS encoding T6SS effector amidase Tae4 family protein — protein sequence MSQAMKKSGISLTSFPATRKCWVHKGDDHILAAKELADWLDRGTVNQVKKSQDVTGESWRSKVLDKKGIICFEDYYAASGGSGGDHIDLWD from the coding sequence TTGAGTCAGGCGATGAAGAAGTCTGGCATAAGCCTGACTAGCTTTCCAGCTACACGAAAATGCTGGGTTCATAAAGGTGACGACCACATTCTTGCTGCGAAAGAACTTGCGGACTGGCTGGACCGAGGAACAGTAAACCAAGTAAAGAAGTCACAAGATGTTACGGGCGAAAGTTGGCGGAGTAAGGTTCTGGATAAAAAAGGCATAATATGTTTTGAAGACTACTACGCAGCGAGCGGCGGTTCCGGGGGCGATCATATTGACTTATGGGATTGA
- a CDS encoding phage integrase N-terminal SAM-like domain-containing protein produces MAYTDWIKRFILYFGKQHPRDLGAREIEQFLTHFYCLPSSSLVIQCLGIAHEIRESTLSSLA; encoded by the coding sequence ATGGCTTACACGGACTGGATTAAACGATTTATTTTGTATTTTGGCAAGCAACATCCGCGCGACCTGGGTGCTAGAGAAATTGAGCAGTTTTTGACGCATTTCTACTGTCTCCCAAGTTCCAGTTTGGTAATCCAGTGCTTGGGCATAGCCCACGAAATCAGAGAATCAACATTATCGTCATTAGCCTGA